TCCGAATTCATACTTGACATGTACGCCTTGATCCTCGTATCCTGACCTATACGCCTTGATCCGTATATCACCTATCCTGCTCTGCGAGTCTTatcctgacctgtaatccttaGTTTGCATATTCCGGCCTGTATACGTTGGTCCATGTGCCTGGAACTgcaagtcctgacctgtaatccttaGTTTGCCTGTCCGACTTGTATGCTTTGATTCGATCCCGATCTGTAATCTTTGGTTTGcatattccgacctgtacgcgTTGGTCCATGTGCCCGGAACCGCAAGTCCTGACTTGTAATTCTTGGTTTGCATGTCCGACCTGTACACTTTGATTCGATCTCGACCTGTACATTTTGTCCGGGTATCCCAACCCATAAATccataaatcctgacctgtatgttCCACCCTCCGAGTTCCTACTTGACATGTAGGTTTAACTTCGTCATGCCACTTGCGTCCGACCAGGACCATCCTGTAGCTTAACCCCTTGAACCCCACGTGGAccggacttttgacctccacgtaggtTGGACTTTTGACCACGACGTAAGTTTGACTTCTGACCGACACGTGAGTTTGACTTTTGATTGTCTcgtgagcttgacttttgactggtCCGAAGTTTTAACTTTCGATCACGTCCATTGTCCGAtcccactatatatatatatatatatatatatatatagtaagctTTTTCAGTAAGCACGCACCCGGCGTCTTACTGGTTCGACACCCTCTTGCTGTCGGCTGCAAAACTAATTCCTTTGCTCAATCAATGTTCACGTGTATCTTTATGCTAACTATAAGAAGCGTTCAGAAGGAATAATATATACTGTGAGGATCTTCTGGGAAGGCGATCGACCGCCATGGATTGGGTTTTGGAATGAGGTCTCCATCTTCCTCTCCCAGCTTGTGGATTCATTTGAAAGTAGAAGGCATATTTGCAGTCAGGTGGAGACCAGGCGGCCGTACGTAGTGGGGTATATACAGACCAATAATGGCTCGAAAGTGGAGACGGACCGGTAATCATGCATGTCACGACAAGTTACTTTCCGATCATTAATCagaattaatgttttttttttaatttctatttttatttttttgtataaGAATGCTAATCATATTGCATTTTTATGCCCATTGTGTACGTCACGCATACCCATTCCCACACATAGTCTTTACATACACGCATGGGTGATTAGTTTTATAAAGCCTAGTATCAACAAAATTAAGGACAATATATCATGGGTGATTAGGCACGCTAATCCATTGACATATTTTCAACGCATTTTCTTTACCGAATGGCCGCATCCCTTACACCGGTGTACGCGCCTCAAAGGTACACAAACTGCACAATCGATTCGCGTGCCACAGAAGATAGCAGAACACTCAATTTGGGTCCAACAatataattgaattttaaatttccaaaTTTCTCCTTTTTTTCCGGGAAATAAAAAGAATCGAAGTATAAACTTTCATGACTGCAGTCTTTCCTGCAATGTAATTTGATCACGCGACGAAGAAAAACGAtcgaggaaaaaaaaagaagaagattcaaaccatattttttttttctcaaaacgaGAACTACACACACAAGTTTTGGCTCTGCCTTTGTTGGATACTCAACTGTTCCACCTCCCTGCGATCCTTCTCTTCATCCTTCCTGGCTCCTCCATCGCCAAATGACGACGCTCGGCTTGAAATAGGCGTCGCCAGGTACGTCGGAGTCTCCTCCCCCGCCATGATCACCACCACCTTCTCCTCGTAGCGCGGCTGCGGCGCGGCCTCCTCCGATGCCGTCTTTCCCTCCCCCTCGTCGCCGGGGACGTCCTCCTCGAGCCGCCTCGACAGCTTCCAGTACGAGCAAGCGAGGAGGAGGAGAGCGAAGGCGATGAGCCCCAGCATGGCTGCCAGCCCACCGAACAGGTACGGCACCGGCGAGTGCCACCTCGAATGGCCTACGTCAGCCACCGGCGCCGCCGTCGCCGTCACGTTCAATACTGCTTCCGCCCTCATCTTTTAACCTCTCGACCTGAAGCTAGTTAATTCCAAGGTGGAGATGGGAGAAACGGAAGCTTGGGGATAGTTATACGAGGCAGGGAAGCTAAGGGTGAAAGTgtaataagagaaataaaaatgtttaaaattgAATACTAATTCTTTAGGATTTTAAAAAGCAAGAAGATGGGAGCGGAGAGAGGCAATTGGAGGATTGGGATAGGACTTATCCAAAAAGGACCTCTCGAGCCCATCATTTCCTTCATTTAATTATTTGAAGGGGATGTTGAGTCGATGAATTTGAtaatgaaaaaattaaataataataaaagatagtgtttatattttgaatttagaaatgataatttaagaatgatttttaaatatataagaatCAATTAAATTCATATAATTAGGTGGGGTTCATTTCCATTCATATTCTTATTTCAATGTACTATCTaactcatacccatagtcattcccatcatttaactaaACACCATCTAAATATAagagtgtaaatgaaccaagccgctcgtgagctatttgaaactcgatttgataaaagctcgtttaataagattcgttaagataaataaaccaagctcaagtttcaTAATACTCGACTCATTAgttcgtgaacacgttcgttaaactcatgaatcaacttttaaattaaaaaaataatagttttgatattgaatttatagattttacactctacatatgaaaaatatagacaaatatattaaatttatttattagaataaaattataaattataataagaaaattatgattttttctagatataaaatttaatttttaatgaatatttaaatttataatttatatttattaaactcgtttagactcgataaaaattcgaataaactcgtgagtcataaatatatttggtaaataaaactcgagctcgATTCAATTTTAAATGAGTTAAGTTTAAACATTCAAAAATTCGAATCAACTCGACTCGATTACATCTCTATTTAAATGTCACTTTAAACtgatgtgtgtgtatatataaaagtgtgtgtatatataaaaGTATTGCGCACTACGAAAGAAACTTTTTGACATCAAGATCAACGGGTTATTTAGTGATAGAAGGACGTTGCGATGATATATACTGATACTAATTAGATTGAAATGATTAGATTACTTTTGCGAGGATTATCTAATTCATAAAGTAAGGTGCTTTTTTGATCACGAAATCAATTGATTGCCCCCATGGCATCTTGCAATGGTAGTGGATAATGGAAAAGGTGCATAACTACTATTTTCCATGTTCATATATAAAGCAAGGCATAAGTAAAGAAAAAGTGATCAATTCAGTAATGGGCCAATCCCATAATGTACATCGGTTATTTCAACTTAACAAAACTGAGCCATTCGTTTCTTGTAAGCAACTATCAGGTTGTTATAATTTCTACAATTGTTTTTAGTAAAAGTTGAGTAAAAATGTCGTCTTGTGCACTTGGCAACTTGGCAAAATGACGAAAAATAAAACTGAAATCAGGATATTTTGCTATACATTATAATAGttaactaaaataaaattatttttgaaatggaatatttttgatatatttttaaaataggaTACACGATAATATAAATAAAagcctcttctttcttcttctttttgtttttttgtccCCATATCCTTTCTGTCCTCCTCTCCTTCCCTACCAAATTCAACATATTATACAAGGATTTAACTATCACTAGGTGGGCTGCTGAATTTATGATAGATAAATGCTAAGTACAGT
This genomic stretch from Zingiber officinale cultivar Zhangliang chromosome 7A, Zo_v1.1, whole genome shotgun sequence harbors:
- the LOC121999882 gene encoding protein GLUTAMINE DUMPER 5-like, with amino-acid sequence MRAEAVLNVTATAAPVADVGHSRWHSPVPYLFGGLAAMLGLIAFALLLLACSYWKLSRRLEEDVPGDEGEGKTASEEAAPQPRYEEKVVVIMAGEETPTYLATPISSRASSFGDGGARKDEEKDRREVEQLSIQQRQSQNLCV